The Lycium ferocissimum isolate CSIRO_LF1 chromosome 1, AGI_CSIRO_Lferr_CH_V1, whole genome shotgun sequence genome includes a region encoding these proteins:
- the LOC132031391 gene encoding COP1-interactive protein 1-like, with protein MTKRSWKESMKPFGSHVDPEKEEQLKWIKIEIENKVKRIAKLIKKINQGSREGNLRRRSELLQLVDEFHQQYQSLYSMYDNLRGEVRKKLHEEHEGDSSSQSSSSCSNSESYFSPEEVTAKSSSSCSNCEPLEDAILKDKIITSNFEVKETVENFDVENFETPMSYSRGSESGEFFKDLCIQGDEKLIHESEWLNDKVKEKEDEILYLTDDFELREKERLSHIKGLEDQVASMKVELDNLCVQKRELEEKLVCKSKELKKMEERNLVLEATFIEKDDQFSHLLKEFDENQLNSTSRIDDLMAKSNSLQQEVDRLNAERHELEQKLLDETKKGSDQVKDLLEQTHFSELQYINGPLHQEVDRLRAERNELEQKLLHETKKGSEQIKDLPEKIRFSELEKKSHEASDQVKDLTERTNYLQQELEALRNQNSELELSLKEKTQEVSECHLRIENMKEKLTSTTLSEKGLKSEVKSLAKEKCNMEEKIMDMNQEAYHSELQKEKLNDKIMELETKLLGKDAEVGILQKKHEAYMNDMSTQSSTLTARISNTQKQIQIAEKEKQEFSQSIMQMEKKNTELTIKIAEQEKIIRGMQDVVNKSKEEHKKMQIKVEDSKANFHNAERKLEEMTEELRKTFEDSLRILSRRIRVAEQLHVENKEWYQKTRNSYEKENKDLKEKNATHEMGLRGVKDISLTASDMLGSLDAVALKFEECTGHFLNRISKVSCELQFVKDWVMRKNKAMAHVRDDFDCLLAQCDDKEAEILKYREKVWKSDNKVRELEKMIKDKEESMLVLKEEKREAIRQLCVWIDYHRSRSDYYKRILLTEFGRRSAP; from the exons ATGACAAAACGAAGTTGGAAGGAATCCATGAAGCCTTTTGGGAGTCATGTTGATCCTGAAAAGGAAGAACaattgaaatggataaaaatag AAATTGAGAACAAAGTAAAAAGGATAGCAAAGctaatcaagaaaataaatcaAGGTAGTAGAGAAGGGAATTTGAGAAGAAGATCAGAATTACTTCAACTTGTTGATGAATTCCATCAACAGTACCAATCCCTTTATTCTATGTATGATAATCTCAGAGGGGAAGTAAGGAAAAAACTTCATGAAGAACACGAGGGCGATTCATCTTCTCAATCTTCTTCATCGTGTTCGAATTCAGAATCATATTTTAGCCCTGAGGAAGTCACCGCGAAAAGTAGCTCGTCTTGTTCCAATTGTGAGCCTCTTGAGGATGctattttgaaggacaaaattatAACTTCAAATTTTGAAGTGAAGGAAACCGTTGAAAATTTTGATGTGGAAAATTTTGAGACGCCAATGTCTTATAGCCGAGGGTCTGAGTCAGGGGAATTCTTCAAAGACCTGTGCATTCAAGGTGACGAGAAGCTGATACATGAATCCGAATGGTTAAAcgataaagtaaaagaaaaagaagacgaaATCTTGTATCTCACCGATGATTTTGAGCTTCGCGAGAAGGAAAGATTGTCTCATATAAAGGGGTTAGAGGATCAAGTTGCTAGTATGAAGGTTGAATTAGATAACTTATGTGTTCAAAAGAGAGAACTCGAAGAGAAACTCGTGTGCAAGTCAAAAGAActtaagaaaatggaagaaagaaacTTAGTACTAGAAGCAACATTCATAGAGAAAGATGATCAGTTCTCTCATCTTCTTAAAGAATTCGACGAAAATCAACTCAACTCAACGTCTAGGATCGACGATCTTATGGCAAAATCAAACAGTCTGCAGCAAGAAGTGGACCGTTTAAACGCTGAAAGGCATGAATTGGAACAAAAGTTGTTAGACGAAACCAAGAAAGGATCAGACCAAGTCAAGGACTTATTAGAACAAACACATTTTTCAGAACTACAATACATAAACGGTCCACTCCATCAAGAAGTGGACCGTTTACGTGCTGAAAGGAATGAATTGGAACAAAAGTTGTTACATGAAACCAAGAAAGGATCAGAACAAATCAAGGACTTACCAGAGAAAATACGTTTTTCAGAACTTGAAAAGAAGTCTCACGAGGCATCTGATCAAGTTAAAGATTTAACCGAAAGGACTAATTATCTGCAGCAGGAGTTGGAAGCCTTAAGAAATCAGAATTCTGAACTTGAGTTGTCACTCAAAGAAAAAACTCAAGAAGTATCGGAATGTCATCTTCGGATAGAAAatatgaaagagaaattaacgAGCACTACTTTGTCCGAAAAGGGCTTAAAGTCGGAGGTGAAATCACTCGCGAAAGAAAAATGCAACATGGAAGAGAAGATAATGGATATGAATCAAGAAGCTTATCATTCGGAGTTACAAAAAGAAAAGCTGAATGATAAGATCATGGAGTTGGAAACAAAACTATTAGGAAAAGATGCAGAGGTGGGAATTCTTCAAAAGAAACACGAGGCTTACATGAACGATATGTCCACTCAGAGTTCAACGTTGACAGCCCGAATCAGCAATACTCAAAAGCAGATTCAAATTGCTGAGAAAGAAAAACAGGAATTTTCGCAAAGCATTATGcagatggaaaagaaaaatactgAACTGACTATCAAGATCGCGGAGCAGGAGAAAATTATAAGAGGAATGCAAGATGTCGTAAACAAGTCAAAGGAGGAACATAAGAAGATGCAAATCAAGGTAGAGGATTCAAAAGCAAATTTTCATAATGCTgaaagaaaactagaagaaatgaCGGAGGAACTACGCAAGACATTTGAAGACAGTTTACGAATCTTAAGCAGAAGGATCCGCGTGGCAGAACAATTGCATGTCGAGAACAAGGAGTGGTACCAAAAGACAAGAAACTCGTACGAGAAAGAGAATAAAGATCTAAAAGAGAAAAATGCAACGCATGAAATGGGATTAAGGGGCGTTAAGGATATATCGTTGACAGCAAGCGATATGTTAGGTTCACTGGATGCTGTGGCATTAAAGTTTGAGGAATGCACGGGTCATTTTTTGAACCGAATATCCAAAGTTTCGTGTGAGCTGCAATTCGTAAAAGATTGGGTTATGAGGAAAAATAAAGCAATGGCACATGTTAGAGATGATTTTGATTGCTTACTTGCACAATGTGATGACAAAGAAGCTGAGATTTTGAAGTACAGGGAGAAAGTTTGGAAGTCGGATAATAAAGTTAGGGAACTAGAGAAGATGATCAAGGATAAAGAGGAATCAATGTTGGTTCTTAAGGAGGAAAAACGAGAGGCGATTAGGCAATTATGTGTATGGATTGATTATCATCGTAGTCGCTCTGACTATTACAAGAGGATCCTGCTAACTGAGTTTGGCCGAAGGAGCGCTCCCTAG
- the LOC132067588 gene encoding F-box/kelch-repeat protein At3g23880-like, translating into MGSVNGLIGLAIEEENFFFWNPSLRQFKKFPTAKLKLPAGSSHIFMYGFGYDEIHDDYKVVVGWQSFYPYHYEVKIYSLNSDSWRSVDDFPGGRRYMKSEIKLGLFVNGKLHWGNNITCSCRDTCSHKIIDWDIISIDLVDAKWGKVEKPCYGEGDFTSKLGVLGGNLSMFCNYQSHADVWVMKEYGIKECWTKICAISRPKSLVMHKFIPPFFLSNKGELMFVFDSIFIIYNPKNDSTRYSKVTGYNNFDPYVYIESLVWPFFAKGTKEAKKAQMKTTVI; encoded by the coding sequence ATGGGTTCTGTTAATGGGTTGATTGGTCTTGCCATTGAAGAAGAAAACTTCTTTTTCTGGAATCCATCACTTAGGCAGTTCAAGAAATTTCCTACAGCTAAATTGAAGCTGCCTGCAGGTAGTTCTCATATATTCATGTATGGTTTTGGGTATGATGAGATCCATGATGATTATAAGGTAGTGGTAGGTTGGCAATCTTTTTATCCATATCATTATGAGGTCAAAATATATAGTTTGAATAGTGATTCTTGGAGAAGCGTCGATGATTTTCCGGGTGGGAGGCGATACATGAAGTCGGAAATTAAGTTGGGTTTGTTTGTGAATGGGAAGCTTCACTGGGGTAATAATATTACTTGTAGTTGTCGGGATACTTGTTCTCATAAGATAATTGATTGGGACATCATATCTATTGATCTGGTTGACGCGAAATGGGGAAAGGTGGAGAAACCTTGTTATGGAGAAGGAGATTTCACTTCTAAGCTCGGAGTTTTGGGAGGTAATCTTTCTATGTTTTGTAATTATCAGAGTCATGCAGATGTTTGGGTTATGAAGGAGTACGGGATTAAAGAATGTTGGACAAAGATATGTGCCATCAGTCGTCCTAAATCTCTTGTGATGCATAAGTTTATTCCACCCTTTTTCCTGTCTAATAAAGGTGAACttatgtttgtgtttgattcAATTTTCATCATCTACAATCCAAAGAATGACTCGACCAGATATTCAAAGGTTACTGGCTATAATAATTTTGACCCATATGTCTATATTGAAAGCCTAGTTTGGCCCTTTTTTGCTAAAGGTACCAAGGAGGCTAAAAAAGCTCAGATGAAGACTACTGTAATTTAA